Proteins co-encoded in one Streptomyces sp. JH34 genomic window:
- a CDS encoding RDD family protein — protein sequence MDNRRAIGSWLSGPRAAAEEMGADFGHRGERLGLPREGPGSVAPLGRRFGALFIDWAVSMLIAYGLLARGDQQAAGNWALAVFLVMSLLTVGTVGSTPGKRILGLRVIAEDGGRLGVVRVALRSVLLLLVIPAIVWDRDSRGLHDRLARAVQVRI from the coding sequence GTGGACAACAGGCGAGCAATCGGATCGTGGCTCTCGGGGCCGCGCGCGGCGGCCGAGGAGATGGGCGCCGACTTCGGTCACCGGGGCGAGCGCCTCGGTCTGCCCCGGGAGGGCCCGGGGTCCGTGGCTCCGCTCGGCCGGCGCTTCGGGGCGCTCTTCATCGACTGGGCCGTGAGCATGCTGATCGCATACGGGCTGCTCGCTCGGGGTGACCAGCAGGCGGCGGGGAACTGGGCGCTCGCCGTCTTCCTCGTCATGAGCCTGCTGACGGTCGGAACCGTGGGTTCCACACCGGGCAAGCGCATCCTCGGCCTGCGGGTCATCGCCGAGGACGGCGGGCGGCTCGGCGTCGTACGGGTCGCCCTGCGGAGCGTGCTGCTCCTCCTGGTGATCCCCGCCATCGTCTGGGACCGGGACAGCCGCGGCCTCCACGACCGCCTCGCCCGCGCCGTGCAGGTCCGTATCTGA
- the glnA gene encoding type I glutamate--ammonia ligase — protein MFQNADEVQKYIADNDVKFVDVRFCDLPGVMQHFTIPAASFDPAEELAFDGSSIRGFQAIHESDMALRADLSTARVDPFRRDKTVNINFFIHDPITGEQYSRDPRNVAKKAEAYLASTGIADTAFFGPEAEFYVFDNVRFQTSANESFYHIDSEAGAWNTGAVENNRGYKVRYKGGYFPTPPVDHFADLRAEISMELDKNGLQVERQHHEVGTAGQAEINYKFNTLLAAADDLMLFKYIVKNVAWRNGKTATFMPKPIFGDNGSGMHVHQSLWSGGSPLFYDEQGYAGLSDMARYYIGGILKHAPSLLAFTNPTVNSYHRLVPGFEAPVNMVYSQRNRSAAMRIPITGSNPKAKRVEFRAPDPSSNPYLAFSALLMAGLDGVKNKIEPPEPIDKDLYELAPEEHAGVQQVPTSLPAVLDALEADHEYLQAGGVFTPDLIETWIDYKRTNEIAPIQLRPHPHEFELYFDL, from the coding sequence ATGTTCCAGAACGCCGACGAAGTCCAGAAGTACATCGCTGACAACGACGTCAAGTTCGTCGACGTCCGGTTCTGCGACCTGCCGGGTGTGATGCAGCACTTCACGATCCCTGCGGCGTCCTTCGACCCGGCCGAGGAACTGGCTTTCGACGGCTCGTCGATCCGCGGCTTCCAGGCGATCCACGAGTCGGACATGGCGCTGCGCGCGGACCTGTCGACGGCTCGTGTCGACCCGTTCCGCCGCGACAAGACCGTGAACATCAACTTCTTCATCCACGACCCGATCACGGGCGAGCAGTACAGCCGTGACCCGCGGAACGTGGCCAAGAAGGCCGAGGCCTACCTCGCCTCCACCGGCATCGCCGACACGGCGTTCTTCGGCCCCGAGGCGGAGTTCTACGTCTTCGACAACGTCCGCTTCCAGACGTCGGCGAACGAGAGCTTCTACCACATCGACTCCGAGGCCGGCGCCTGGAACACCGGTGCGGTCGAGAACAACCGTGGTTACAAGGTCCGCTACAAGGGCGGCTACTTCCCGACGCCGCCGGTCGACCACTTCGCCGACCTGCGCGCCGAGATCTCCATGGAGCTGGACAAGAACGGCCTCCAGGTCGAGCGCCAGCACCACGAGGTCGGCACCGCCGGCCAGGCCGAGATCAACTACAAGTTCAACACGCTGCTCGCCGCGGCCGACGACCTGATGCTCTTCAAGTACATCGTGAAGAACGTCGCCTGGCGCAACGGCAAGACCGCGACCTTCATGCCGAAGCCGATCTTCGGTGACAACGGCTCGGGCATGCACGTCCACCAGTCCCTGTGGTCCGGCGGCTCCCCGCTGTTCTACGACGAGCAGGGCTACGCGGGCCTCTCGGACATGGCGCGCTACTACATCGGCGGCATCCTGAAGCACGCCCCGTCGCTGCTGGCGTTCACCAACCCGACGGTGAACTCCTACCACCGCCTGGTCCCGGGCTTCGAGGCGCCGGTCAACATGGTGTACTCGCAGCGCAACCGCTCCGCCGCGATGCGCATCCCGATCACGGGCTCGAACCCGAAGGCGAAGCGCGTCGAGTTCCGCGCCCCGGACCCGTCGTCCAACCCGTACCTGGCGTTCTCGGCGCTGCTGATGGCCGGCCTGGACGGCGTCAAGAACAAGATCGAGCCGCCGGAGCCGATCGACAAGGACCTCTACGAGCTGGCCCCCGAGGAGCACGCGGGCGTCCAGCAGGTCCCGACCTCGCTCCCGGCGGTCCTCGACGCGCTCGAGGCCGACCACGAGTACCTCCAGGCCGGCGGCGTCTTCACGCCCGACCTGATCGAGACGTGGATCGACTACAAGCGCACCAACGAGATCGCCCCGATCCAGCTGCGCCCGCACCCGCACGAGTTCGAGCTGTACTTCGACCTCTAG